In Bacillus rossius redtenbacheri isolate Brsri chromosome 9 unlocalized genomic scaffold, Brsri_v3 Brsri_v3_scf9_2, whole genome shotgun sequence, one DNA window encodes the following:
- the LOC134543013 gene encoding uncharacterized protein LOC134543013, producing the protein MQGELSEESISIKRFLQRASWTVSSLAERLLRTSLVAAVMDDEVTAEDEFQDDTPPEHLPDILFDGEVTITDETTSTSSLVEERTPNIGRRYRHREPPYQRPRNTNEEAGSSFESILEVSLQENGMDQEVSERVEQPLSEVTTRLCMICNIGEPTNIIVPCHHQGLCDECVAELRRRMTLPPEEDELGALNIEYSLCPYCRTQIHDFLRIHIV; encoded by the exons ATGCAGGGGGAGCTGTCTGAAGAATCAATTTCTATTAAAAGATTCCTCCAACGAGCATCCTGGACTGTGAGTTCGTTAGCAGAACGACTTCTACGAACATCTTTGGTGGCAGCTGTAATGGACGATGAAGTTACAGCTGAAGACGAATTCCAAGATGACACACCACCAGAACATCTTCCTGACATACTGTTTGATGGAGAGGTTACCATCACAGATGAG ACCACAAGCACATCCAGCTTGGTGGAAGAGAGGACACCAAATATTGGAAGAAGATATCGGCATCGTGAACCTCCATATCAGAGACCAAGAAACACGAATGAAGAAGCTGGAAGTTCGTTTGAATCAATTTTAGAG GTGTCTCTTCAAGAAAATGGAATGGATCAAGAAGTTTCAGAACGAGTTGAACAACCTTTATCTGAAGTAACTACAA GGTTGTGCATGATTTGCAACATCGGCGAGCCAACTAACATCATTGTCCCTTGTCACCATCAAGGCTTGTGTGACGAGTGTGTGGCTGAGCTTAGGAGGAGAATGACTTTACCACCTGAAGAAGACGAACTGGGGGCATTGAATATAGAATATTCATTGTGCCCCTACTGCCGTACTCAAATACACGACTTTTTACGAATCCACATTGTGTGA